AGAGGGGAGTTGAACTTTTACGGTTATTCACTGCAGTTTATGTCCAGTTGTCTGTTTGCGGCTGGGGTAACTGGTAGGACATAAGATGCTGTATATATTTATCAAATCTATCTTCGCCATTTTTCTCTAATCTTTCAATCTCCGGAAGAACCTGATTCAGCAAACCCTCATTATAGACCACATCAATTGGATAGTATCCAAAGGAGGAACGCCGCAAAAGGGAATAGACCTGTTTTTGCTTTTTGGTGAGCGAAAGAAACTTATCGAGTTGTTCAAGCATAGCCGCCTTTTTTTCATCAAGGCATCCGTCTACCTCCATTAAAAGGTTCAAACTGAAATCAGCACAGGAGAAATAGCTGTGCATCTCGTCAAGGTGAGAAACGAGCAGGCGAATCTCAGCCACAATTTCTTCATCAGTCATAGGCACGAATGTACCTTCCTCAACCATCTTTTGCATGGGTGATTTCGGGTGCATTGCAAAGGTACGAACCCTTATGAAATCGGGTTTAATGGCGTTGAGCAGTTTTGCTGTTTCAATGGCGTGTTCTTCACTCAGGGTGCGTCCCCCTATGCCAGGCATGATGTATTCAGAGAGTGATATCCCTGCTTCCATAACATGTGTTCCCCCGATGAC
This sequence is a window from Pseudomonadota bacterium. Protein-coding genes within it:
- a CDS encoding radical SAM protein, which gives rise to MYEQGVIRPPSEANSLLLRVTRNCPWNQCVFCPAYKGTKFSRRTVDEIKRDIDNIAKEYEGHTNIKSVFLQDADSLLLPTTDLLAVLEYLRLKFPDIERITSYARAPTLKRKGVEELKQLKEAGLTRIHVGMESGSSRVLKMIKKGITPEDIVIGGTHVMEAGISLSEYIMPGIGGRTLSEEHAIETAKLLNAIKPDFIRVRTFAMHPKSPMQKMVEEGTFVPMTDEEIVAEIRLLVSHLDEMHSYFSCADFSLNLLMEVDGCLDEKKAAMLEQLDKFLSLTKKQKQVYSLLRRSSFGYYPIDVVYNEGLLNQVLPEIERLEKNGEDRFDKYIQHLMSYQLPQPQTDNWT